The DNA sequence AGATGAGAAACCTGACGTGTTTATATAGAGAGAAAACGAGGTTTGGATGGTTGAGAAAGTGTAAGGAGGTAGTTGGATGGTTACGACGTCATTCCTTACCACCTTACCTTCTTCATTACATCTCCACTGTTACTTAACACTGTTACGCTCTTCATATCCCTctcattaatttaaattaagttaaattaatcatacttattttaaaattatatttttaattcttgatAATTAGtgaatttttggtttattatatatataaatttatattttatgaaatttggaattattgtttttttctttacaaaatgtgtaaattataatttttatcttacaaAAAATTCCCTAGTctccttttaattaaatatgttttttataaataattataattatgttataatgttacaaataatatattaaaaacaaaaacatataaatgagtcgtatatattataaacttgtgattttttataaaatcaatttggaTTGAATGAAGTAGTAAAATTTACTAATCCAATAAAATATgtcagttttaaaaattattattcagTTACATAAGTTACATAATTGTTTCTTATATATAGGTGTGAGAAATGCGTGAATCTTGTGAATTTCATTGTAGAATTAGATAAAATGTTTGGCGCTTATGAGATGCATTGAAATATTTGTATCGTAGTAGAATATTCTTGATGTTTGGCTCTGTGGATCAACTATTCAGTGTGAAGATATTAGGTCAACACAATCATTTGATTCATTATTTTGGGTATAAGAGTATACGTGTATTAATTCCCCATAATCATAATGCTAACAAAATCGACAGGGTTGAAAGAATTGCTTGATTTTGAGATAAATGGTAGACTTGGAAAGAAACTAAACACCGGTGTTTGTATGTATTGCTATAAACTCTTTACATATCTGAAAACAAATTATATGTTTTGGCATCAAGAACAATTTGTCTAATAGATGCTATTCCTCCAATTACAACTAAAATTGACGATGCTCCTGCGATCAACGTGTTCACCCAAAACATAATGGTGTATTTTGAGGGCTTGAAagtcatattataaaaaatcatagGCAAAATGAAATCAAGAGGAATGCATCCAAATGCCCCGAACAATGCCATTATATCTGGAAAGAATGGCAACATTGCTGCTAAAGCCGTGGCTGCTGCCACTGCCACTGACCGAAGTACCACCCTTGGCACAACATTGCGCATCGAGAATTGTCCCATTTTAGGGTCTCCAAAAGTTGCTTCAAATATTTCATTAGTTGGTTGCAGATAAACctgtaacataacataaccaATCTATGGTTATTCATCATGCGAATTGAAAAATTGACAAATGTAAACAAGAGGCTTTTCTTACCGCAGTCAGTGCCATCACTTGTAGCAGAATGAAAATATTAGTCATCAAGAAAAACCATTTGGGAAGCAAAGGCTTTTTTGTCTCACTAAGGAAATTGGAAAGAACTGAAGCACCAGATTCATTACCAAATGCCCAATAACCTGATATGGCCACACTAAAATAGGTGGTAGCTATTACAGAATAACAGACACACAGTCCCTTCAGCATTTTTCCCTTCACAGGAGGCGCTAAAGTTGCCTGcacatttcaaaaaaattctACTTAGTGACCTCAAATGATGCATTGCTGTCTAATTGGTGTTTATTCTGTTAGAACTGAACACAAGTTTTAAGTGAAGTTTTCATACTAAATTTGCTTTTTTGATTGCATATCTAACATTTGTTTCTCTGAAAAATGAGTACCAAGATGCTACACAAACCTGTATTTCAGGAATGATTCCACTAGCATATGCGGTTGCAATGATAGAGATACCATTGAAGACACCAAAGAGTTGATCAGCATCAGAACCTCTAACAGAATAATGCCTAGGTCGCGCGTATTTTGAGTGACCTGTGGTGGATACAAGCAACACATCAAGTTGATTACAAATTTGCCAGCAACCGCAATTGTGTTTTCCATATCAATTTTCCTTACCTATGTATATAGAACCGACCGTGACACATGTGGCATACAAAACACTAAGAATCAGAGAAATCATATTAACGTGCCTCAGGGAGTGAAAAGATGGAAGTTGAGCCAAAATCAGTGTTATGGCTccacatataataataaactgATAGAGCTTCATTGATCCCTCTGGGTAGTAGAGCTGGTAAATGAactgcaaaaaggaaaaaaaatgtagctTCTCAATAAACAAAGTAACATGAGAATGGGAAATTAAGATACTGTAATAGCTCAATGACACCAGTGATTAATTACTTTGAGGCTCTTTCCTCCCACTAGAGGACCACCAATCACCGTGCCAAAGCATATGGCAAATTGAAGCGGGCCTACATAGTATTTTGCCCATCCAGGTCCTGCCACAACATTCAAATTATACCATTAGCTTTGAATGCCACAAACCCATTTAAAGGGGAAAACAGTAACTACCAACTACTGTCTATAAAGGGGAAAAGAAAAATCAGACTAAATTAGTGGATAACACCAGAAATAAGAAAGCTTCTGTTATATAATC is a window from the Vigna unguiculata cultivar IT97K-499-35 chromosome 7, ASM411807v1, whole genome shotgun sequence genome containing:
- the LOC114189805 gene encoding GABA transporter 1-like, which produces MGNATRSSSEVYTSDSEKGFAINHSTPPELDAGAKFVLVSRGSWLHCGYHLTTSIVAPVLLTLPFSFTLLGWVGGVLWLTLAAVITFYSYNLLSVVLEHHAQLGRRQLRFRDMARDILGPGWAKYYVGPLQFAICFGTVIGGPLVGGKSLKFIYQLYYPEGSMKLYQFIIICGAITLILAQLPSFHSLRHVNMISLILSVLYATCVTVGSIYIGHSKYARPRHYSVRGSDADQLFGVFNGISIIATAYASGIIPEIQATLAPPVKGKMLKGLCVCYSVIATTYFSVAISGYWAFGNESGASVLSNFLSETKKPLLPKWFFLMTNIFILLQVMALTAVYLQPTNEIFEATFGDPKMGQFSMRNVVPRVVLRSVAVAAATALAAMLPFFPDIMALFGAFGCIPLDFILPMIFYNMTFKPSKYTIMFWVNTLIAGASSILVVIGGIASIRQIVLDAKTYNLFSDM